One genomic segment of Brassica napus cultivar Da-Ae chromosome A3, Da-Ae, whole genome shotgun sequence includes these proteins:
- the LOC106439669 gene encoding kelch repeat-containing protein At3g27220-like, translating into MVKPAGKQSCGRLVFASFLALLAFGLVADFLWASSHRFSSAMISLPSSVIGKLPPSPNEKDTKKKKNDNALRERKLSATFQDLPAPQLHWEKMSAAPVPRLDGAAIQIRNFLYVFAGYGNINLVHSHVDVYNFVDNTWGGRFDMPKEMAHSHLGMVTDGRFIYIVTGQYGPQCRGPTAKTFVLDTDTNTWSDFIPLPVPRYAPATQLWRGRLHVMGGSKENRHTPGLEHWSIAVKDGKALEKEWRSEIPIPRGGPHRACVVVDDKLFVIGGQEGDFMAKPGSPIFKCSRRLEVVFSDVYMLDEEMKWKVMPSMPKPDSHIEFAWKVVNNSIVIVGGTTEKHPETKKMVLVGEIFQFNLNTMKWYVIGKLPYRVKTTLVGYWDGNLYFTSGQRDKGPDDPAPRKVIAEMWRTKLILNP; encoded by the exons ATGGTGAAGCCAGCCGGAAAGCAGAGTTGCGGGCGCCTTGTCTTCGCTTCATTCCTCGCTCTTTTAGCCTTCGGCCTCGTCGCCGACTTCCTCTGGGCTTCTTCTCATCGCTTCTCCTCCGCCATGATCTCTCTTCCCTCCTCCGTCATCGGAAAACTCCCTCCTAGTCCCAAT GAGAAAGatactaagaagaagaagaacgacAATGCTCTTCGGGAAAGGAAGCTTTCTGCAACGTTTCAAGATCTGCCTGCTCCTCAGCTACATTGGGAGAAGATGTCAGCCGCACCTGTGCCTCGTCTAGACGGAGCTGCGATTCAGATTAGAAACTTCCTATACGTCTTTGCTGGTTACGGCAACATTAATCTC GTGCATTCGCATGTTGATGTATACAACTTCGTGGACAACACATGGGGAGGAAGATTCGATATGCCTAAAGAGATGGCGCATTCTCATTTAGGGATGGTAACTGATGGGAGGTTCATCTACATCGTCACTGGTCAGTATGGTCCTCAATGTAGAGGTCCTACCGCTAAAACATTTGTGCTTGACACTGATACAAACACGTGGAGTGACTTCATTCCCTTACCAGTTCCTAG GTATGCTCCAGCTACTCAGCTATGGAGAGGTAGACTCCACGTGATGGGTGGGAGCAAAGAGAATCGACATACACCAGGACTTGAACACTGGAGTATCGCTGTTAAAGATGGTAAAGCGTTGGAGAAAGAGTGGAGAAGTGAGATTCCAATCCCTCGTGGAGGACCTCACAG AGCATGTGTAGTAGTGGATGACAAGCTTTTTGTAATTGGTGGTCAAGAAGGTGATTTCATGGCTAAACCAGGATCTCCCATCTTCAAATGCTCACGCCGTTTGGAG GTGGTGTTCAGTGATGTTTACATGCTGGATGAGGAAATGAAGTGGAAAGTTATGCCGTCTATGCCAAAACCGGATTCACATATTGAGTTTGCTTGGAAGGTGGTTAACAACTCCATTGTGATCGTTGGAGGGACAACAGAGAAGCATCCTGAAACCAAGAAGATGGTTCTCGTTGGCGAAATCTTCCAGTTTAACCTGAATACAATG AAATGGTATGTGATTGGAAAGTTGCCGTACCGTGTGAAGACTACACTGGTTGGGTATTGGGATGGAAATTTATACTTCACCTCAGGGCAACGAGACAAAGGTCCTGATGATCCTGCACCACGCAAGGTAATTGCAGAGATGTGGAGAACCAAACTGATACTGAATCCATGA
- the LOC106439668 gene encoding F-box/kelch-repeat protein At1g51550-like — translation MAEIASTSSGRGHQSPPAPIMNLADDHLFTVLLLLPVDSILSFSSTCKRFRDLACSDSLWESLWRREWGPSSAESVKSSGLLLPWMVLFKRVCKLDSVSCHRISNLDDDDEEESSSLLPLPRASHSLNFVTDYLVLFGGGREGGRHLDDTWTAYVGESNQKTLKWKKADSVTPGGRFGHTCVVIGDSLVLFGGINDRGERLNDTWIGRVGCHGKQLTWKLLAVLGSLKPPPRGAHAASCISEKTMVVQGGIGLSGVRLGDTWILELSEDLNSGTWHEVVSNALLPPRSGHTLTYIRENQVVLFGGRGLGYDVLNDVWLLDTQEQCERWIQIFYDFRDLEESASLPRVGHSATLILGGRILIYGGEDTFRNKKDDFWALDVKTIPSKGLQVDGGAVCLNGSKAWKRLDGVSYRPKGRSFHRACADGSGRYVYVFGGMVDGLNLAVTSSLRFENELFMMELLLGL, via the exons ATGGCTGAGATCGCTTCCACCTCCTCCGGCAGAGGCCACCAATCTCCGCCGGCGCCGATAATGAACTTAGCCGACGACCATCTCTTCAccgtcctcctcctcctccccgTGGATTCAATCCTCTCTTTCTCATCCACCTGCAAGAGGTTCCGTGACCTCGCCTGCTCCGACAGCCTCTGGGAGTCCTTGTGGCGGAGAGAGTGGGGCCCATCGTCGGCTGAGTCAGTCAAGTCATCGGGGTTGTTATTACCGTGGATGGTTCTGTTTAAGAGAGTCTGCAAGCTTGATTCCGTCTCTTGCCATAGAATCTCGAACCTagacgatgatgatgaggaggagTCTTCTTCGTTACTACCGCTCCCGAGAGCTTCTCACTCTCTCAACTTCGTTACTGATTATCTTGTCCTCTTCGGTGGTGGCCGTGAAGGAG GACGTCATCTTGATGACACGTGGACGGCTTACGTCGGAGAGAGCAATCAGAAGACGTTGAAGTGGAAGAAAGCTGATTCCGTTACACCCGGTGGGAGATTCGGACACACCTGCGTTGTCATAGGAGACTCTCTAGTCTTATTCGGAGGGATAAACGACCGTGGAGAGCGGCTGAACGACACGTGGATAGGTCGAGTGGGCTGCCACGGGAAGCAACTAACGTGGAAGCTACTAGCTGTCCTGGGAAGCCTAAAGCCGCCTCCTCGAGGTGCTCATGCTGCTTCTTGTATCTCAGAGAAGACGATGGTCGTGCAAGGAGGAATCGGTTTAAGCGGAGTGAGACTGGGGGACACGTGGATTCTCGAACTCTCCGAGGATCTAAACTCTGGGACGTGGCACGAGGTCGTGTCTAACGCCTTGTTACCCCCAAGGTCGGGGCATACTCTGACTTACATAAGAGAGAACCAAGTGGTTCTGTTCGGAGGAAGAGGGTTGGGTTACGATGTGCTTAACGATGTTTGGCTGTTGGATACTCAAGAGCAGTGTGAAAGATGGATACAGATCTTCTACGACTTTCGAGACTTGGAGGAAAGCGCTTCGTTGCCAAGGGTTGGTCACTCGGCGACACTCATATTGGGAGGTCGGATTCTTATTTACGGAGGAGAAGATACGTTTAGGAACAAGAAGGATGATTTTTGGGCGTTGGATGTCAAGACCATTCCTTCTAAAGGTCTGCAGGTGGATGGAGGAGCAGTTTGTTTGAATGGTTCGAAGGCGTGGAAGAGGCTTGATGGGGTGTCTTACAGACCCAAAGGGAGATCGTTTCATCGCGCTTGCGCTGATGGTTCGGGACGGTATGTGTATGTGTTTGGTGGAATGGTTGATGGTCTGAATCTTGCTGTGACGTCAAGTCTTAGATTTGAGAATGAGCTCTTTATGATGGAGCTTCTTCTTGGCTTGTAG